One Cynocephalus volans isolate mCynVol1 chromosome 7, mCynVol1.pri, whole genome shotgun sequence genomic region harbors:
- the LOC134382499 gene encoding interferon-induced protein with tetratricopeptide repeats 1-like, whose amino-acid sequence MSKNADDHQVEDRLKELRCHFTWGLLIEESAIPDLENRVLEEIEFLDTKYNVGIHNMLAYVKHLKGQNEKALESLKEAEDLIQRDHANQSEMRSLVTWGNYAWVCYHLGRLAGAQTYLDKVESTCEKLASPFRYRMECPEMDCEEGWALLKCGGQYYERAKACFEKALEADPENAEFSTGYAIATYRLDGFNAAIKGREGCSLHPLRQAIRLSQEDAYIKVLLALKLQEVGQEAEGEKYIEEALTNKSSQTYVFRYAAKFYRKKGSLDKALQLLKTALQATPDSVYLHHQIGCCYRQQMIEMKEATKLPRSREDEENADRMMRLAIFHFEHAIQKKPTFTIAYMDLANMYTEQGEHQKVEDTYRKALTLHDGNKSLLQEVHYRYGYFLQCHKQSDNEAITYYLKALYIEPQSNARQKILHALEKSVNRVHQNKSDVESLNLLALMHRLKEGRE is encoded by the exons ATGAG TAAGAATGCTGATGATCATCAGGTCGAAGATAGGCTGAAGGAACTGAGATGTCACTTTACCTGGGGGCTGCTAATTGAAGAGAGTGCAATACCTGATTTAGAAAACAGGGTCTTGGAAGAGATTGAGTTCCTAGACACCAAGTACAATGTGGGAATACACAACATGCTGGCCTATGTGAAGCACCTGAAAGGCCAGAATGAGAAAGCCTTGGAGAGCTTGAAAGAAGCGGAAGACTTAATCCAGCGAGATCATGCCAACCAATCGGAAATGAGAAGTCTGGTGACCTGGGGCAACTATGCCTGGGTGTGCTACCACCTGGGAAGACTGGCAGGAGCCCAGACTTACCTGGATAAGGTGGAGAGCACTTGCGAGAAGTTGGCAAGTCCTTTCCGCTATAGAATGGAGTGTCCTGAGATGGACTGTGAGGAAGGATGGGCCTTGCTGAAGTGTGGAGGACAGTATTATGAACGGGCCAAGGCCTGCTTTGAAAAAGCTCTGGAAGCAGACCCTGAAAACGCTGAATTCAGCACCGGGTATGCAATTGCCACTTATCGCCTGGATGGCTTTAACGCAGCAATAAAAGGCAGGGAGGGGTGTTCTTTGCACCCCCTAAGGCAGGCAATCAGGCTAAGTCAAGAAGATGCATATATTAAGGTTCTCCTTGCACTGaagcttcaggaagtaggacaagaagctgaaggagaaaagTACATTGAGGAAGCTCTGACCAACAAGTCCTCACAGACTTATGTCTTTCGATATGCAGCCAAGTTTTACCGAAAAAAAGGCTCTCTGGATAAAGCTCTTCAGCTCTTAAAAACAGCCTTGCAGGCAACACCCGACTCCGTCTACCTGCATCACCAGATAGGGTGTTGCTACAGACAACAAATGATCGAAATGAAGGAAGCTACAAAGTTGCCACGTAGCAGAgaggatgaagaaaatgcagacaGAATGATGAGATTAGCCATATTTCATTTTGAACATGCTATACAGAAAAAGCCCACATTTACAATAGCGTATATGGATTTAGCCAACATGTATACAGAGCAAGGTGAACATCAAAAGGTTGAGGACACGTACCGGAAAGCACTCACCCTGCATGATGGTAATAAGAGCCTATTGCAGGAGGTCCATTATCGTTACGGCTACTTTCTGCAATGTCACAAGCAATCTGACAATGAGGCAATTACCTACTATTTAAAAGCACTATACATAGAACCACAGTCAAATGCTAGACAAAAAATTCTCCATGCTTTAGAGAAGTCGGTTAACAGAGTTCATCAGAATAAATCTGATGTGGAGAGTTTAAATCTCCTTGCGCTCATGCACAGATTGAAAGAGGGAAGAGAGTGA